A genome region from Vulpes lagopus strain Blue_001 chromosome 7, ASM1834538v1, whole genome shotgun sequence includes the following:
- the LOC121495708 gene encoding olfactory receptor 7D2, producing the protein MEAGNLTGILEFILLGFSEDPELQPFIFGLFLCMFLVTVLGNLLIILAICSDPQLHTPMYFFLSNLSLVDICFSTTIVPKMLVNIHTENKAISYMDCLTQVYFSMFFPILDTLLLTVMAYDRFVAICHPLHYTVIMSSRLCGLLVFATWFVGIMTSLLHISLMRHLSFCRDLEIPHFFCELTQILKLACSDTFLNSTLIYFMTGVLGVFPLVGILFSYSQIASSIRKMSSSGGKQKAFSTCGSHLSVVSLFYGTGVGVYFTSAVTHSPQKVSVASVMYTVVTPMLNPFIYSLRNKDVKGALGSLLSKVTSCL; encoded by the coding sequence ATGGAAGCAGGAAATCTAACAGGAATTTTAGAGTTCATCCTCCTTGGGTTCTCTGAGGATCCAGAACTACAGCCCTTCATATTTGGGCTATTCCTGTGTATGTTCCTGGTCACTGTGCTTGGGAACCTGCTCATCATCCTGGCCATCTGCTCTGACCCCCAGCTCCAtacccccatgtacttcttcctctccaatcTGTCGTTGGTTGACATCTGTTTCAGCACCACCATAGTGCCCAAGATGCTGGTGAACATCCACACAGAGAACAAAGCCATCTCCTACATGGACTGCCTCACGCAGgtgtatttttccatgttttttcccATCCTAGACACGCTACTCCTTACTGTAATGGCCTATGACCGGTTTGTGGCCATCTGCCACCCCCTGCACTACACAGTCATCATGAGCTCACGCCTCTGTGGCCTGTTGGTTTTTGCTACCTGGTTTGTTGGTATCATGACATCCCTTCTTCATATCTCTCTGATGAGGCACCTGAGCTTCTGCAGAGACCTTGAAATTCCACATTTCTTCTGTGAACTGACACAGATTCTCAAGTTGGCCTGCTCTGATACCTTTCTGAACAGCACGTTGATATACTTTATGACTGGTGTGCTGGGTGTTTTTCCCCTTGTTGGTATCCTTTTCTCCTACTCACAGATTGCTTCATCTATAAGGAAGATGTCTTCATCTGGGGGAAAGCAAAAAGCATTTTCCACCTGTGGGTCTCACCTCTcagttgtttctttattttatgggACAGGTGTTGGGGTCTATTTCACTTCTGCAGTAACTCACTCCCCCCAGAAAGTCTCAGTGGCTTCAGTGATGTACACTGTGGTCACCCCCATGCTGAACCCCTTCATCTACAGCCTGAGGAACAAGGATGTGAAGGGGGCACTGGGAAGCCTTCTCAGTAAAGTGACCTCTTGTCTGTGA
- the LOC121495667 gene encoding olfactory receptor 7D4-like, whose product MGAGNQTEVSVFLLLGLSEDPELQPLLFGLFLSMYLVTVLGNLLIILAILSDSHLHTPMYFFLSNLSFVDICFISTTVPKMLLNIQVHSKDISYIGCITQVYFFMIFAGMDDFLLTVMAYDRFVAICHPLHYTIIMNPRLCVLLVLICWLTIFWVSLIHILMVGQLTFCTGTELPHFFCELAQILKVACSDTLINNICLYVATALLCVFPLTGILFSYSQIVSSLMRMSSTEGKYKAFSTCGSHLSVVSLFYGTSLGVYLTSAVTHSSQRSSVASVMYTVVTPMLNPFIYSLRNKDVKGALRRLLNRAASCP is encoded by the coding sequence ATGGGAGCAGGAAACCAGACAGAAGTATCAGTATTCCTCCTTCTGGGCCTCTCAGAAGATCCAGAACTGCAGCCTCTCCTCTTTGGCTTGTTCCTGTCCATGTATCTGGTGACTGTACTGGGAAATCTGCTCATCATCCTGGCTATCCTTTCTGATTCCCACCTCCACAcgcccatgtacttcttcctctccaaccTGTCTTTTGTTGACATCTGTTTCATCTCCACCACTGTCCCgaagatgctgctaaacatccagGTACACAGCAAAGACATTTCCTATATAGGATGCATCACTCAGgtatatttctttatgatttttgctGGAATGGATGATTTCCTCTTGACTGTGATGGCCTATGACCGGTTTGTGGCCATCTGCCACCCTCTGCACTATACCATCATCATGAACCCACGACTCTGTGTCCTCCTGGTTCTGATTTGTTGGCTCACCATTTTCTGGGTCTCCCTGATTCATATTCTAATGGTAGGGCAGCTGACCTTCTGTACAGGCACTGAACTTCCACATTTCTTCTGTGAACTGGCTCAGATTCTCAAGGTGGCCTGCTCTGACACCCTCATCAATAACATCTGCTTGTATGTTGCCACTGCTCTGCTGTGTGTTTTTCCTCTCACTGGGATTCTTTTCTCTTACTCTCAGATCGTCTCCTCCTTAATGAGGATGTCTTCCACTGAGGGCAAGTATAAAGCATTTTCCACTTGTGGGTCTCACCTCTCTGTGGTCTCCCTGTTCTATGGCACAAGCCTGGGGGTCTATCTCACTTCTGCTGTGACCCATTCTTCCCAGAGAAGCTCAGTTGCATCAGTGATGTACACTGTGGTCACCCCCATGCTGAACCCCTTTATCTACAGTCTGAGGAACAAGGATGTGAAGGGCGCCCTGCGAAGGCTCCTCAACAGAGCAGCCTCATGTCCATGA